Part of the Acidobacteriota bacterium genome is shown below.
CATCGATATTGGCAGTTTTTATGGCGATTTTTCTAAAATCACCAACACCCTGAATTGGCGTCCGCAAACCAAACTGCGCGAAGGGTTAATTAAAACTTTCGATTATTACAAGGAGAATTTCAGTTGGTACAAAGAGTAGAAATGCAAATTCCTTTCGGTGATTTACGTAGACAGTATTTATCCATGCGCGAAGAAATCGATTCAGCGGTTCGCCGGGTTCACGAACGGGGTTGGTTTATTTTAGGAACCGAAGGCGAACAGTTTGAAAAAGCATTTGCCAATTACATCGGCGTAAACCACGCGGTCGGGGTCGGCTCCGGCACCGAAGCCATTCATCTCGCTTTGAGAGCCGTTGGCGTTCAGCCGGGCGATGAAGTCATCACGGTTGCCAATACCTGTGTTCCGACGATTTCAGGAATTTGGATGTCCGGCGCAACCCCTGTGTTAATCGATGTCAGTGAAAAAAGTTTTAACCTCGACCCGCAAAAACTCGAAACCACGATAACCGAAAAAACCAAAGCCATCCTGCCGGTTCATCTTTACGGACAAAGCGTTGACTTAGACCCGATTTTAGAAATTGCCAGAGCCTATAAAATCAAGGTAATCGAAGATGCAGCGCAGGCGCATGGCGCGACCTACAAAGGGCGCAAGCTCGGTGCAATCGGGGATGCGGCGGCTTTCAGTTTTTATCCCAGTAAAAATCTCGGTGCCAATGGTGACGGCGGCGCAATCACCACCGATGATGAGGAAATCGCTCACCGCATCATTCAACTCAGAAATTACGGACAGGAAAAACGCTATTATCATTCCACCAAAGGAACCAACAGTCGATTGGATGAAATTCAGGCGGCAATTTTATCCGCGAAGTTGCTTCACCTGGATTCGTGGAATAAACGAAGAAGCGAGATAGCCGAAATCTATCACCGGCAAATACACAATCCATTGATTATCAAACCGGCGGTGATGGATTATGGTTCGCATAATTTTCACCTCTATGTCATTCGTTGCGCGGGACGTGAGCGGCTGCAAAATTACCTGAACGAATGCGGCATTCAAACGCTGATTCATTATCCGATTCCGGTTCATTTACAAAAAGCCTACAGCGATTTGCAAAAACAAGAAGGCGATTTTCCGGTTGCCGAACAGCTTGCCGGTGAGATTTTATCGCTGCCGATTTTCCCGGAACTCACCGACAAGGAAGCGCGATATGTAGTTGATTGCATCAATGCTTTCCAGTAGTCTTTGTTTTCCCCTGTGAGCATTTTTTCTCTTTGCGGTAAATCTATAATGAAAAAGCCTGCGTAGGAGAAAGTGAGAGGCTTGAGAGCTTGCCTTTAAATGCAATTGAGTTAAAACCCGAGGAGAATTTACTGTCACTGATGAAGCGAGTGGCAGAAGGTGACCAGTCCGCCTTTACCCTCCTCTACGAAACCACCAGTAAAACGGTATTCGGTCTGATTTATAAAGTCATTCAAGACCGTGAAACCGCTGAAGAGGTTTTACTGGATGTTTATACACAAGCCTGGAGACAAGCGAAAAATTATGACAGCCAACGCGGCACTCCCCTCGCCTGGTTGATGACAATTGGTCGCAGTCGCGCCATTGACCGGTTGCGGTCAGGAAAACACGAGAAAGCGAATAAAGACCCGCTCGAAACCGCCGGACAACTTTCGGCACCAACCTCAAGCCCCGAAGAGGTATCAACCGCTTCGGAAACTCAACGGTTTGTTCGAGCGGCGCTTGATACCTTGACGCCTGAACAACGGGAAGTTATCGAACTCGCCTATTTTTTAGGCTTGAGTCACACAGAAATCGCTTTGAAGTTAAGCCAGCCGTTGGGAACTGTAAAAACCAGAATTCGCTTGGGAATGGTTAAATTGCGTGAATTGCTTTCTCCGGTTTTAAGCAGTTAAATCTTTGGGAAGGTTATAAGGATTTGAAGTACGAACGAAGCAAAGAAGAAAAACAGGAACAAGCCGCGCTGTTCGCGCTTGGCGCTCTCGGTCAGCATGAATCAAGGGTTTTTGAGGAGACCTTGGCTGATGGTGACCCGCAACTGGAGGCTGAACTCAAAACCTTTGACAAGGTGGTCGAAGCATTAGGCTACAGCGTTGATCCGGTTGAACCGCCCCAATTTATTCTCGACGTACTGCAAATGCGCATTGAAAAGGAGCCGCAACTGGCAAAGGCGAATACCTTGACCTTTCCTGAGCCGTCGTTGATTAGTCCGCCACCTGTGCCTGTTGCTTTTCCTCAGCCTGCGGTTGAATTAAAGCCGAAAATGGTTGTCGAAAAAGCCACAGTCAAACCTGACAACGTGGTTTCGATTGAGCAAAAAAAATCCGGCAGGTCATCTGCCTTCAGATTTATCCCCTGGGCAATCGCTGCGGGACTTTTAATTTTTGTCTCATTGGTTTTTATTAAATATCGAGATGAGCAAACCATAACATCCGGTTTAAGAAGCCAGCTTGAAATACTTATCGACCAGAATAATAAGATTCGCGACGATATCCGAGCCAAAGATGAAAAGGTATACGAACTGGCACGAATCAATGAAGTCATTCAATCGGAAGGTCATCGAAGAATCAATCTTG
Proteins encoded:
- a CDS encoding anti-sigma factor, which codes for MKYERSKEEKQEQAALFALGALGQHESRVFEETLADGDPQLEAELKTFDKVVEALGYSVDPVEPPQFILDVLQMRIEKEPQLAKANTLTFPEPSLISPPPVPVAFPQPAVELKPKMVVEKATVKPDNVVSIEQKKSGRSSAFRFIPWAIAAGLLIFVSLVFIKYRDEQTITSGLRSQLEILIDQNNKIRDDIRAKDEKVYELARINEVIQSEGHRRINLEGQPPAPNSQALIHWDVKTNQWLVSADLPPAPEGKVYQLWFVTPDAKISAGLLKPNHTGHAFTEIPLPADLTNLAAAAITLEPEGGSAQPTMPIFVLGKI
- a CDS encoding sigma-70 family RNA polymerase sigma factor; this encodes MKRVAEGDQSAFTLLYETTSKTVFGLIYKVIQDRETAEEVLLDVYTQAWRQAKNYDSQRGTPLAWLMTIGRSRAIDRLRSGKHEKANKDPLETAGQLSAPTSSPEEVSTASETQRFVRAALDTLTPEQREVIELAYFLGLSHTEIALKLSQPLGTVKTRIRLGMVKLRELLSPVLSS
- a CDS encoding DegT/DnrJ/EryC1/StrS family aminotransferase; translated protein: MVQRVEMQIPFGDLRRQYLSMREEIDSAVRRVHERGWFILGTEGEQFEKAFANYIGVNHAVGVGSGTEAIHLALRAVGVQPGDEVITVANTCVPTISGIWMSGATPVLIDVSEKSFNLDPQKLETTITEKTKAILPVHLYGQSVDLDPILEIARAYKIKVIEDAAQAHGATYKGRKLGAIGDAAAFSFYPSKNLGANGDGGAITTDDEEIAHRIIQLRNYGQEKRYYHSTKGTNSRLDEIQAAILSAKLLHLDSWNKRRSEIAEIYHRQIHNPLIIKPAVMDYGSHNFHLYVIRCAGRERLQNYLNECGIQTLIHYPIPVHLQKAYSDLQKQEGDFPVAEQLAGEILSLPIFPELTDKEARYVVDCINAFQ